In Salinigranum marinum, one DNA window encodes the following:
- the dhaL gene encoding dihydroxyacetone kinase subunit DhaL, whose amino-acid sequence MADTDVQVEALHAALANVADRLAAEKTYLTELDSAIGDADHGANMNRGFQTVLEKTEGMDGEPAEIVKAVGMAIVSEVGGAAGPLYGGSILTASQELDEGITAETSVAFAEAYLEKLQDRGGAQIGQKTMVDAVTPAVHTYKKSIEEDDLPPLEALAKTVDAAERGVNFTVPIRATKGRASYLGWRSVGHRDPGATSTLIILEELLETATEYLDGEEALDRDATSPTVPDDGDDAEEA is encoded by the coding sequence ATGGCAGACACGGACGTTCAGGTGGAGGCACTGCACGCGGCGCTCGCGAACGTCGCCGACCGACTCGCGGCGGAGAAGACGTACCTGACGGAGCTAGACTCGGCCATCGGCGACGCCGACCACGGCGCGAACATGAACCGCGGCTTTCAGACCGTCCTCGAGAAGACGGAGGGGATGGACGGGGAGCCGGCCGAGATCGTCAAGGCGGTGGGCATGGCGATCGTGAGCGAGGTCGGCGGCGCGGCGGGGCCGCTGTACGGGGGGTCGATCCTGACTGCCAGCCAGGAACTCGACGAGGGGATCACGGCCGAGACGTCGGTGGCGTTCGCCGAGGCCTACCTCGAGAAGCTCCAGGACCGCGGCGGCGCGCAGATAGGCCAGAAGACGATGGTCGACGCCGTCACGCCCGCGGTCCACACGTACAAGAAGTCGATCGAGGAGGACGACCTGCCACCCCTCGAAGCGCTGGCGAAGACGGTCGACGCCGCCGAGCGCGGCGTGAACTTCACCGTCCCCATCCGGGCGACGAAGGGACGCGCCTCGTATCTGGGGTGGCGCTCTGTCGGCCACCGAGACCCCGGGGCGACGTCGACGCTTATCATCCTCGAAGAACTGCTGGAGACCGCCACCGAGTACCTCGACGGCGAGGAGGCGCTCGACCGCGACGCCACCTCGCCGACGGTCCCCGACGACGGCGACGACGCGGAGGAGGCGTAG
- the dhaM gene encoding dihydroxyacetone kinase phosphoryl donor subunit DhaM, translating into MVGLVVVSHSAKAAEGICEVAAQMATDANIEPAGGEGDGGLGTSVDRISAAIDAADDGDGVVLLVDLGSAVMNAELAVETSDADVRIADAPVLEAAVNAAVEATSKKATLDSVVAAAEEARDYRKLN; encoded by the coding sequence ATGGTCGGCCTCGTCGTCGTCTCGCACTCGGCGAAGGCGGCCGAGGGGATCTGTGAGGTGGCGGCACAGATGGCCACCGACGCCAACATCGAACCCGCCGGCGGCGAGGGAGACGGCGGCCTGGGCACGTCGGTCGACCGCATCTCCGCGGCTATCGACGCCGCCGACGACGGCGACGGCGTCGTCCTCCTGGTCGACCTCGGGAGCGCGGTGATGAACGCCGAACTCGCCGTGGAGACGAGCGACGCGGACGTGCGGATCGCCGACGCGCCCGTCCTCGAAGCGGCGGTCAACGCCGCCGTCGAAGCCACCAGCAAGAAGGCGACGCTCGACTCCGTGGTCGCCGCCGCCGAGGAGGCGCGCGACTACCGGAAGCTGAACTGA
- the dhaK gene encoding dihydroxyacetone kinase subunit DhaK: MKKLINEPADVVDEMLDGMVAAYPDQVRRLDDIEVLVREDAPIDGKVGIVSGGGSGHEPTHAGYLGEGMLDGAAAGEVFTSPTADQLQEMIQACDGGAGVLCVVKNYEGDVMNFDTAAELAAMEDVEVEQVVVNDDVAVEDSLYTSGRRGVCGTILVHKAAGAKAHQGGDLGEVKAVAEKVIDSVGTMGMALTSCVTPEKGEPTFDLGDEEMELGIGIHGEPGTERTDVMSADEITEHLTEGVLADLDLDEGQEIVTIVNGMGGTPLSELFIVNRKLQEIVDDHGLETWDAWVGDYMTSLDMMGCSITVCAVDDELKELLAHPCDTPALTVRD; this comes from the coding sequence ATGAAGAAACTCATCAACGAACCGGCGGACGTAGTGGACGAGATGCTCGACGGGATGGTCGCGGCGTACCCAGACCAGGTACGTCGGCTCGACGACATCGAGGTGCTCGTCCGGGAGGACGCACCGATCGACGGCAAGGTCGGCATCGTCTCCGGCGGGGGCTCTGGGCACGAGCCGACCCACGCGGGCTATCTCGGCGAGGGAATGCTCGACGGGGCCGCGGCCGGGGAGGTGTTCACCTCGCCCACCGCGGACCAACTGCAAGAGATGATCCAGGCCTGTGACGGCGGCGCGGGCGTCCTCTGCGTCGTGAAGAACTACGAGGGCGACGTGATGAACTTCGACACCGCCGCGGAACTCGCGGCGATGGAGGACGTCGAGGTCGAACAGGTCGTGGTGAACGACGACGTCGCCGTCGAGGACTCGCTGTACACGTCGGGACGGCGCGGCGTCTGCGGCACGATCCTCGTCCACAAGGCGGCGGGCGCGAAGGCCCACCAGGGCGGCGACCTCGGCGAAGTCAAGGCCGTCGCCGAGAAAGTCATCGACAGCGTCGGCACGATGGGGATGGCGCTCACCTCCTGTGTCACCCCCGAGAAGGGCGAGCCGACGTTCGACCTCGGCGACGAGGAGATGGAACTCGGCATCGGTATCCACGGCGAACCGGGCACAGAACGGACCGACGTGATGAGCGCGGACGAGATCACTGAACACCTCACGGAGGGCGTCCTCGCGGATCTCGACCTCGATGAGGGTCAGGAGATCGTCACCATCGTCAACGGGATGGGCGGCACGCCGCTGTCGGAGCTGTTCATCGTCAACCGCAAGCTCCAGGAAATCGTCGACGATCACGGGCTGGAGACGTGGGACGCGTGGGTCGGTGACTACATGACCTCCCTCGACATGATGGGCTGTTCGATCACCGTGTGTGCGGTCGACGACGAACTGAAGGAACTGCTCGCACACCCCTGCGACACGCCGGCGCTGACCGTCCGCGACTGA